The Lolium rigidum isolate FL_2022 chromosome 1, APGP_CSIRO_Lrig_0.1, whole genome shotgun sequence region TGCTCGTCCTCGAGGACGCGCTCGCTGCCagagtggaggacgacgacgtcgtCCGCCGCGACGGCGGTGACAGCGGCGACGCATCTCCGGCGCGGTGATCGATGTGATCGAACGTGATGTGTGTGTATAGATGTTTTTTGGTCGTACGTGCGGTGCGTACGGAGAGCTGTAGTAGgggtgtgtgatttaaatgtgGAGATAATCGATTTGATCAATAAAACGCGAAGATGATGACGTGATACAAAAATTGAGCAAAAAGGAAATGTGTGGCTGCTGGGATTCGAGCCCAGGTCTCCACGGCCACAACGTGGAATTCTCACCACTAAACTACAGCCACATTGTTGTACTGATGACACAGGTTCCCTTATTATTTCATAACCGCAAGGTATGGAACACAGAGTTCAGCTAACGCTGTCGAGATCAACTGAAACCGATCCTGTCTCATTTCTTCATGTGCAATCGACACCAATCGACCAGGTACATTGTGATGCACATTTCTTACGAACTGATGTTAAAGATTGCTGAGGCCTGAAAGTCACTTTCAATGTGAACCCGCATCTCACTCCACATGATTTCTGAAAATTTCATAGGACAAAGACTCACTTGCTAGCTGCAGCTATACTGAAAAACTAAACACGCCTGAACCAACAGAACAGGAACAAAGTCTGAACCAAAATTCTCGAGCCAGGATTGATGCCAAAACTAGACCATTGCCACGATATATTTAGCAGCCTTGCTTTATTATTCCCATACATTTATCAATGGCACAAAAGACAACGGCAAGTATCACGGTGTGCCGGATTACAATTCAGGTATTGCTAGTTACAGGTTGGGATGGGTAAGTACATTGTATCAGTGTATCACCAGCTTCCTCGAGGGGCCTGTGGCGTCTGTTGAACAGCAGCTAGCGGGTTCATCTGCACCGAGAAGGCGAGTTGCAGGGCATCGAGGAACGCTCGTCGCAGGGATGAAGCTTGCTGGAATATAGCCCTGTCCAATGTACATTTGTATTAGGAAAAAACATTCGCCAGGGTCACTAAAACGCACAAGAAGCTCTGCATAATCTGAAAGTCTACTGCAAGTAGATGGAACCTGTACCTCTTCAAGCCGGCACCTTTCCTCCGGAGAACATAAAGTGTAGAGAACAGCAGCGAGAACAAAAGCATCAGTTTACCACTTGGCAGAACGATATGTGTTTTGCCAACCTTTACCCGAACTGAATGAAACCACCAAAACACGGGATCAAATTTATTTGTGACATGCTGTAGGGTAGGTTCGATGGACTTTGGTAAGCCATGTGTTTTCCCATTGGGTGCACGTGTGGTGCTTGTTGGAGCATCCTCAGGTGTCGGTGGTGTTTTGTCGTTCACGGTAGCGGAAAGGTTCCTTTCTGCTGACTGTTTTGCCCCTGTAGCAGCTGATGACTTTTTCTTCGCGGCTGCTTGTAATGTATGAAGTTTTTTTAGTAGTTCCTgtaaagaagaatcaagatacagCTTAATGATATAGGAAATGCAAACATGGTAGGTACTAACTCCTAACTTCGAAATTGGAATGCTGTAGTATCTATCATTAACATACTCCATCATTATAAATACCTGTTGATCTTGTTCACTTAATTCTGCCTTTTCTACCCATGCGATGGCACTTGCAGGCTCATTGGAGGCAATGCCAAGAAACGTAACTGTATACAATTCTGCGACCTCCAAATACTCTTCAGGTGCCATAGTTGATGTAACAATAAGACCATCTGAGGATCTTTCCTGTCCTCCATTCAAAACATAAACCTGATCATCTGTATATCTCCATTGAGCAAGGTACTCCTCAAAAACTGGTCGAAGGTCAGGCCCAGATCCTTCAGCCATTAGCATGGTAGCCCTATAAGAAAGATACTTGTCAATGATACAGAAAGGGGGACACACTGAGCAAAACCAAGAGCCTATGAGAATTCTGTGTAATATTTACCCTGTCAGGAAAACTTTCACTGGTACTGATGCCACTGAACCAAACATAGCTTTAAGCTGAATAAACATCTCAGATGTCCTGGAACAGTATGTGTTAAACATATTAGAATAAGAACCAGATACCAAAAGTTATGCAAATGCTCTGAAATAACGCATAAAGTGTTTGTGAACCTACATATCTACAAAGTTCACTTAAGGACTTCAGTATATAGGATATGACATTTCGCAAGACAATAAAATATAACTGAATCTATCTACAATCTTCATCTGGCCCTTTTTAGGGAAGGTAATAGTTGGGGCAAGAATGCTGGGAGTACATGATACAATTCATTTCAGAAAAGTAGTAAGCACACTAAGTTTAGAGAAGTGCTTCTATGCTTCTCCAAATATCTATTTGCACAAATCTCAAAGTTTTACTAGCGCAAATTGGTCGTGTAACATAGCATTAGGGTCCGCAACCCAAGTCCAAACCCACTAGATCTGGGTTCTTCTTCACCCCATGATCTGTATCCATTGTCGTCCATGGCCTTCCCTCAACCTGACATCGCTGTCACCAGCACTTCCATTACTAATGATGCCTCCAGTTACAACCCAGCATCAACATGGAGCAGATAGCCTACTGTGAAAACGACAGTAACAAGCTAGCTACTATGTCGCCTCGACCTCCACGTCCTGAGCAAGACccttgatggcggcggcgctaccGAGTGTGCTTACTGGTGGGTGAAGGTATCTTAAATAAGGAAGGAGTTTGGCAGATCACAGATGCTTCTCCAATAGTACTTGTCAAAGCACCACCGCCGCAGGTGGACAACCATGATGTGTAGAAGTAGCAGGCTGCAGAACACAAAGGCACGCAGCAGCGGGCAAGCAAAATTACGAGTACAAAGTAGCAGTGCACTACTTCATCTCCCCCCTCTCCATTTTGTTGCTGCCTTGATCATCCATGGCCTTAATTCTTTTTACCCATTGCTCACTTGTCTTCTCCATGTCCGGTATGTAAACATGGCGTCAGCCCACGATTAGGCAGTTGTTGTTCTTAAGAATGTGCATATGGGTTCTCGAACTGGACAGGGGCGAGCGTATAGATTTAGTTGGATATCAATCAAATTTCAACACGAATTTTTTTCCCTTCCTTACAAAAAGCTAGGTGGTTACGCAGTTAATAGTAGCCTCTTTTTTGACTTTAACGTTTATGCAGATTTTTTCCGGAAAGCATATAAGCATTCTTAAGTTAGCCGCTTTTGGTATGTTAGCAGTATTAAAAACTTCTAATCAACATCCTTACCTTATTACAGCACATAGAAAAATACTGAAAATTGATTAGACCACAAGAGGAAGACCCTGGGGCTTACCGGCTAGCACATGTGATGGTGTGCTAGGCAGCCAGAGTTCGAGACTTAACACCGTCTTAATGAAATACAACAGAGGGTTTCTCCCCCAGTTGGTTCGTTTTTCTCTGATAGAACACAAGGGCTTTAGCACGACAAAGGGAGGAAACGCCAATAATTTACCTTCTGAGCTCTTTAAGTGCCTGAACGAGTACCATCCCAGCTAACTCAAGCATTTCCAATAGCTCATCACCGTCATGCACCTCCCGCGCAGCATCCGCTCGAATTTGATCAGAGACGGATAATGCAGACAAAACCGCCTTGTCGAAGGATCCGCTGACCAGATAGCTGGGCCATGAGGATGTAAACAGCAATAAGTGAACAAGTTCCAACATTATTATTTCCCCGTTTGGAGCATTGCATGCTTTACCAGAAGGATAAGCGCAATAATACAACGTGGTCTGCTCCTCCAATCCAAGAGTCATCAGCAATCAGAAGGAAGGAAGTTACAAATTAGTATGGCAAACCTGGCAATTACTATGGCAAGCATGTTTATTGACTAGTCCGAGTAAATCTCATGGCTTGTTAAACTTCCAAACTAAAGGAAATTACATACCATAGGTCGCTAGCTAGCAAGTTGTAGAAGGACAATCATAATTCATCCATTCATTTGCATGGTGATGAGCAAGCAGCATGAACAAGTACCCGAACAACTACGACCACAGACCACTTGGATAGAAAACGAAGTGACAAGACAATCAAGTAGTGAGAAAGCGGGGCAGAAGGAGGAGGAATCTAACCACTCGGCGTCGTCGATTTGCTTCCAGAGATCCGATTCCTGGGCCGCGGAAGTCCCCATGATTCGCGCTCCCCGCCTTCACACCGCGAGTATGTAGCAGGCTATTCCTTTTCGCCCGCCGGAGAGAGCCGTCCTTGGGG contains the following coding sequences:
- the LOC124684106 gene encoding protein APEM9-like; the encoded protein is MGTSAAQESDLWKQIDDAECYLVSGSFDKAVLSALSVSDQIRADAAREVHDGDELLEMLELAGMVLVQALKELRRTSEMFIQLKAMFGSVASVPVKVFLTGATMLMAEGSGPDLRPVFEEYLAQWRYTDDQVYVLNGGQERSSDGLIVTSTMAPEEYLEVAELYTVTFLGIASNEPASAIAWVEKAELSEQDQQELLKKLHTLQAAAKKKSSAATGAKQSAERNLSATVNDKTPPTPEDAPTSTTRAPNGKTHGLPKSIEPTLQHVTNKFDPVFWWFHSVRVKVGKTHIVLPSGKLMLLFSLLFSTLYVLRRKGAGLKRAIFQQASSLRRAFLDALQLAFSVQMNPLAAVQQTPQAPRGSW